The sequence CCGCGAAGTTGAACTGGTTTTAAATCATTTCAGTTTTTAGTTTAGCCTCTGAGTGCAATGTAGATTTCCCTTTAACCATACTACCATATTGTGCAGTTGaggtaatgagtgtgtgtggtggtaagTACGGTCATAACATAGTCAATAATAATTTTAACCCTTTGTGTCCTATTTCTCAACCTAGAAGTTCTCTGGTTTCGCAAGCTTGTTCTCTAGTTTGATCATTAGTTGCTTctagaaacactttattttagtaatgtgtgtgtcagtgcagaAAAAATTGGTGGGTTTTAATGAAATGTACCTGTTAGCTTTTCAACAGTCATTTCACACTGACCACATTGGTACTAGACTTAAGACTAGTAATGTACTTGTTAACAGTTATCAGTGTGGAATCTAATGCCTCATTGCATTTTAGTTCAGACAGCTCAGCAAAGTTACAGAGAACCTGAAGCTATCACTGAAGTGTTACTGGTTTCACTGTCATTGATTTGAATGAGCCTGGATGGATATTCTGTAGGCACCTCTGCTGTCAGTGTCAAAAGCTTTATTCCCCTGAGCCATAGGCCTTGTGCAATGTTATTAATTTAAATTGAATTGTCCTTCTAGGCTGTGGCTTGATTtagacaaaaatatatattttatacttGTTTGAGGATCAAACAAATAAATTTGAATGAAAAAAGTATTTGTCTTCATTGTGCAGATTGATTTAAATGTTTAGAAGCAGACTATGGCCTTATTTACAGAGGTGGACCAGTTCAAGAGTAGGAACCTTTTTTCGCTGACATGTTTCCACACGGATTAATTTAGGTTGAACATAGCATGCGGCAGCGGCACTGCCGTGTACACGGAGCAGGGTGAACATGATGAACTTGGTCGTTTTGAATGTACTTCATAAGACCAGTTTTTTAATGAGTTAATGTCACCGTTTATACATGGAGATTTTGGGCAGCACCTTTGATGATTCCGTGTTTGAGGAATCAAGAAACAGGGTGTCGACAGTTCTCCCAACTTACAACGCTAAGTTCTGTGAAGCTCAGGTAAGTTTTGTTAGATGTAGCCTACGATAGCTGATTAATGTGTTGCCAGCGATTGTATTACCTCAAGGAAAATACAGTGCAGTAAAATGACCTTCTCTTCCAATTAAGTGGTTCTGTGAAGATGCCGATACAGAGGATATGTTGGAGAAACAGAAAGTCTACAAATTTCGGGCCGACCTGGCATACAGACGGAAACAGTACCAGGCAAGCACCGGGCTAGATGCCCATCCGCGAGCGAgatgtcatttttttatttgtttgtacaGATTTTAATAAAGCATATTAAATGTGACAATTTTTGTTGTTTCTCAATATATTGTACCCAGGCAGCCTTAGGTGACTACACAACGTGCCTGTCATTTGTCCCTGATGGGAATATGTCCATCAGGCGGGATGTACTTGAGGGTATTGCGCGTTGCAGTTATCAACTTGACAGACGAGAGCAAGCTCAGGAAATAACGGAAAAACTTGTAAGTGGGCATGATAACCTATTCTCTTGCACCAGCaatattttgtttacttttgttCATTATGATCTTGTTACACTCGGCCAGAGGGGAAGGCACTGTGTTTTGGTTGGTAGGGACTACTGTTCCTCAAATCAGCCTGCTGTACACTTACACTGACAAAATCAGAGCTCTAGATTATGTGGCTAGTCTCCCATGCAACTGCACGGGACAAGTGGAGTTGAAACACTACGGGGACAAAATTAGCCAAATGTTCCAGGTTTGCTAGTAAACTGTGCTGGACCAGAGTATGCAGAATGCATGTTTtttatttgctttgtttttctgtgtaaATACCTGTGGAATCAAACACTCACAGAAGGTTATAAAGTATTTTGTATGGATGACGGAACAAACATGATGCTGTTTTTTTGACTAACTTATAGAGGAAAGAGGCATCAAACACCTGCCACCTCACCTGCGTCCTACAAATGGAACTGAGTATCTCGGAGCGTTTCGGTGATGCCCGGTCTGCTGTCGTGGCCCTGCAGCAGCTCTGCTCCCTGCATCCTTTCAACCCCTGGCACTGGCACAAGCTGGCCTCCGTCTGCCACACTCTACTGAACACCGCTCACGCCACCCCTTCACCGAGCCCAGTCACTGGGCCTTTGAggctggaggaggg is a genomic window of Alosa sapidissima isolate fAloSap1 chromosome 10, fAloSap1.pri, whole genome shotgun sequence containing:
- the zgc:101716 gene encoding uncharacterized protein C8orf76 codes for the protein MEILGSTFDDSVFEESRNRVSTVLPTYNAKFCEAQWFCEDADTEDMLEKQKVYKFRADLAYRRKQYQAALGDYTTCLSFVPDGNMSIRRDVLEGIARCSYQLDRREQAQEITEKLRKEASNTCHLTCVLQMELSISERFGDARSAVVALQQLCSLHPFNPWHWHKLASVCHTLLNTAHATPSPSPVTGPLRLEEGGVPTDPQREEKELWLKACMGFIRTRLLVAILRIQQSSFVLQTSERVVLEADEALQRLQPSESTVQLIAEVLSEDLNPEKMREENQDGESLIGLGVKDFEERWWDKLVYAGLLENAEEQVNAEESTQEVR